A window of Proteus columbae contains these coding sequences:
- the hisS gene encoding histidine--tRNA ligase yields the protein MAQKIQAIRGMNDYLPADTRVWQKIENTLKQILAGYGFSEIRTPIVEHTPLFQRAIGEVTDVVEKEMYTFTDRGEDAQSLTLRPENTAGCVRAGIEHGLLYNQEQRLWYLGPMFRYERPQKGRYRQFHQLGAEVFGLQGPDIDAELIMLTARWWKALGIAEHVTLELNSIGSLEARAKYREALVAFLEQHVDKLDEDCKRRMYSNPLRVLDSKNPEIQTLLNDAPELFDYLDDESRAHFDGLCALLDAVGITYRVNQRLVRGLDYYNRTVFEWVTSALGSQGTVCAGGRYDGLVKQLGGHPTPAVGFAMGMERMILLVQAVNPEFVADTNVADVYLASFGEKSQSAALMLAEEIRDQLPTLRLMTNHGNGNFKKQLGRADKQGAKIALILGEDEINAGTVAVKDLRSGEQTIVARNELAQQLTLLLG from the coding sequence GTGGCACAAAAAATCCAAGCCATTCGTGGTATGAACGACTATCTACCTGCTGACACTCGTGTATGGCAGAAAATTGAAAATACGCTAAAACAAATTTTAGCGGGTTACGGCTTTAGTGAAATCAGAACACCTATCGTAGAGCATACCCCTCTATTTCAGCGAGCAATTGGTGAAGTGACCGATGTTGTTGAAAAAGAAATGTATACTTTTACCGATCGTGGCGAAGATGCCCAAAGTCTGACATTACGCCCAGAAAACACAGCAGGTTGTGTTCGTGCGGGTATCGAGCATGGTTTGCTTTATAACCAAGAACAACGTTTATGGTATTTAGGACCAATGTTCCGTTATGAGCGCCCTCAAAAAGGTCGTTATCGTCAATTCCACCAGTTAGGTGCAGAGGTCTTTGGTCTACAAGGACCAGATATTGATGCGGAATTAATTATGCTAACTGCGCGTTGGTGGAAAGCGTTAGGTATTGCAGAACACGTAACATTAGAACTTAACTCTATTGGTTCATTAGAAGCGCGTGCTAAATATCGTGAAGCGTTAGTTGCTTTCTTAGAGCAGCACGTAGATAAGTTAGATGAAGACTGCAAACGTCGTATGTATTCTAACCCATTACGTGTTTTAGACTCAAAAAATCCAGAAATTCAGACTTTATTGAATGATGCGCCTGAACTTTTCGATTATCTTGATGACGAATCAAGAGCGCACTTTGATGGTCTTTGTGCTTTATTGGATGCTGTCGGTATTACATATCGCGTTAATCAGCGTTTAGTTCGTGGTTTAGACTATTATAACCGTACTGTTTTTGAGTGGGTAACTAGCGCATTAGGTTCACAGGGAACCGTGTGTGCGGGTGGCCGTTACGATGGCCTAGTGAAGCAACTTGGTGGGCACCCAACACCAGCAGTTGGTTTTGCTATGGGGATGGAACGCATGATCTTATTAGTTCAAGCGGTTAACCCTGAATTTGTTGCAGATACTAATGTCGCTGATGTTTACCTTGCTTCATTTGGCGAAAAGAGTCAAAGCGCAGCATTAATGCTGGCTGAAGAAATTCGTGATCAATTACCAACATTACGTTTAATGACGAATCATGGTAATGGTAACTTTAAAAAGCAGTTAGGGCGTGCTGATAAACAAGGCGCTAAAATTGCTCTGATTTTAGGCGAAGATGAAATTAATGCCGGCACTGTTGCAGTGAAAGATTTGCGTTCAGGGGAACAAACAATCGTTGCTCGCAATGAGCTCGCTCAGCAATTGACTCTGTTATTAGGTTAA
- the rodZ gene encoding cytoskeleton protein RodZ, whose protein sequence is MNTENKTEEVKLTAGQLLRQAREKVGLTQQTVADRLCLKLSTVRDIETDSVSSDIAPTFLRGYMRSYAKLVGVPEKDILGFIDQQAPVKQIRMTTTQNYSLGKRHKKREGWLMKITWVILIVMIALVGVWWWQGHQADQQELVSMASQDVGQNSTQENTNTIDSPLATLDNMSTSEGDNLQVSAPPLVDNQANNVATSPTTETTSPAPTEVRTVPLPVSPLTTSTTSRANSTQESTSSEAPAIANQLVLMFDGECWLEVRNAQNKVLFNGIKKAGDRLEFDGEQPYKLKIGAPSVTRLQFNGESVDLSRFTGKIAKITVPSA, encoded by the coding sequence ATGAATACTGAAAACAAAACCGAAGAAGTGAAATTAACAGCAGGTCAACTTTTACGTCAGGCACGAGAAAAAGTAGGGCTAACACAACAAACTGTTGCTGATCGACTTTGTTTGAAGTTATCAACAGTGCGCGACATTGAAACAGATTCTGTTTCTTCTGATATTGCACCCACATTTTTACGCGGATATATGCGTTCTTATGCCAAGCTCGTTGGTGTTCCTGAAAAAGACATCCTTGGTTTTATCGACCAACAAGCGCCTGTTAAACAAATTAGAATGACAACCACACAAAATTACTCATTAGGCAAACGTCATAAAAAACGTGAAGGTTGGCTGATGAAAATCACTTGGGTGATTTTGATTGTTATGATTGCATTAGTAGGTGTTTGGTGGTGGCAAGGTCATCAGGCGGATCAACAAGAATTAGTCTCTATGGCATCTCAAGACGTAGGGCAAAATAGTACACAAGAAAACACCAACACGATAGATTCTCCTTTGGCAACCTTAGATAATATGTCAACATCTGAAGGTGATAATTTACAAGTATCTGCGCCGCCATTAGTTGATAATCAGGCTAATAATGTCGCTACATCACCAACGACTGAAACGACATCACCAGCACCAACAGAAGTGAGAACGGTTCCATTACCAGTCTCACCGCTAACAACATCAACAACTTCTCGAGCAAATTCAACGCAAGAATCTACTTCATCGGAAGCACCTGCTATTGCGAATCAATTGGTTCTTATGTTTGATGGTGAATGTTGGTTAGAAGTTCGTAATGCTCAAAATAAAGTCTTATTTAATGGTATTAAGAAAGCGGGTGATCGTTTGGAATTTGATGGTGAGCAACCTTATAAACTAAAAATAGGCGCACCTTCTGTTACTCGCTTACAGTTTAATGGTGAATCTGTTGATTTAAGCCGTTTTACTGGAAAAATAGCGAAAATAACAGTACCGAGCGCTTAA
- the hemF gene encoding oxygen-dependent coproporphyrinogen oxidase, protein MNLPDIHRVKEFFLSLQDTICRSLENIDQKATFQQDNWERKEGGGGRTRVLTNGALFEQAGVNFSHVYGDTLPKSATAHRPELAGRRFQAMGVSLVIHPLNPYIPTSHANVRFFIAEKEGEDPVWWFGGGFDLTPYYGFEEDVIHWHKVAKSVCTPFSGDYYSRYKKWCDDYFYIKHRNEPRGVGGLFFDDLNTPDFDHCFEFVQQVGLGYLDAYLPIVEKRKSMPWGERERQFQLYRRGRYVEFNLVWDRGTLFGLQSGGRTESILMSMPPLVRFEYNYSPEPNTPEAKLYSDFLIQKEWV, encoded by the coding sequence ATGAATTTACCTGATATTCATCGCGTTAAAGAATTTTTCTTATCACTACAAGATACGATTTGTCGCTCTCTTGAAAACATAGACCAAAAAGCCACTTTTCAGCAAGATAACTGGGAAAGAAAAGAAGGGGGCGGTGGTCGTACTCGCGTTTTAACCAATGGCGCTCTTTTTGAACAAGCTGGCGTCAATTTCTCGCATGTTTATGGCGACACATTACCGAAATCTGCCACTGCACATCGCCCTGAATTAGCAGGACGTCGTTTTCAAGCCATGGGTGTTTCATTAGTTATTCATCCTCTTAATCCTTATATTCCAACTTCTCATGCTAACGTGCGTTTTTTTATTGCTGAAAAAGAGGGAGAAGATCCTGTTTGGTGGTTTGGTGGTGGCTTTGACTTAACACCTTATTATGGGTTTGAAGAAGATGTTATTCATTGGCATAAAGTAGCTAAATCGGTTTGTACTCCTTTTAGTGGAGATTATTACTCTCGTTATAAAAAATGGTGTGATGATTATTTTTATATTAAACACCGCAATGAACCTCGTGGTGTAGGTGGCCTTTTCTTTGATGATTTAAATACTCCAGATTTTGACCATTGTTTCGAATTTGTCCAACAGGTTGGGCTTGGTTATCTTGATGCCTATTTGCCTATTGTTGAAAAGCGCAAATCAATGCCTTGGGGAGAGCGTGAACGCCAGTTCCAACTCTATCGCCGTGGCCGCTATGTTGAATTCAATTTAGTGTGGGATAGAGGTACATTATTTGGCTTGCAAAGCGGCGGAAGAACAGAGTCCATTTTAATGTCGATGCCTCCCTTAGTCCGTTTTGAGTACAATTACTCACCCGAACCGAATACCCCAGAAGCAAAGTTATACAGTGACTTTTTGATCCAAAAAGAGTGGGTATAA
- a CDS encoding GNAT family acetyltransferase translates to MEIRVFRQDDFEAIITLWERCDLISPDNDPEIDIERKINHSPDLFLIAEVAGELVGSVMGGYDGHRGSLYYLGVHPDFRGRGIANALISRLEKKLIAKGCPQITLVVPEENDATICMFEKLLYEDQNQESTTYTKRLIVDQDFDL, encoded by the coding sequence ATGGAAATACGTGTATTTCGCCAAGATGATTTTGAGGCAATTATTACACTTTGGGAGCGTTGCGATTTGATATCGCCTGATAACGATCCTGAAATTGATATTGAAAGAAAAATAAACCACTCACCAGATTTGTTTCTGATCGCCGAAGTCGCGGGTGAACTCGTGGGTAGTGTGATGGGGGGCTATGATGGTCATCGTGGTTCTTTATACTATTTAGGCGTTCATCCAGATTTTAGAGGAAGAGGCATTGCGAATGCATTGATCTCTCGGTTAGAGAAAAAGCTGATCGCGAAAGGGTGTCCTCAAATTACATTAGTTGTACCAGAAGAAAATGATGCAACAATTTGTATGTTTGAGAAGTTATTGTATGAAGATCAAAACCAAGAAAGCACAACTTATACTAAACGATTAATTGTTGATCAGGATTTTGATCTTTAA
- the der gene encoding ribosome biogenesis GTPase Der: protein MIPVIALVGRPNVGKSTLFNRLTRTRDALVADFPGLTRDRKYGRAELEGEEFIIIDTGGIDGAEEGVETHMASQSLQAIQEADIVLFLVDARAGLMPADQGIAKHLRGVEKKTYLVANKTDGIDIDTALADFYSLGLGEIFPIAASHGRGVAQLIEQALLPITGKVVEEELELTEEEENAAYWAALEAEQEAQALEEEEDDFDPSTLPVKLAIVGRPNVGKSTLTNRMLGEDRVVVYDMPGTTRDSIYIPMERDEKEYIIIDTAGVRKRGKVKETVEKFSVIKTLQAIEDSNVALLVIDAREGISDQDLSLLGYILNAGRSLVIAVNKWDGMTQDDREQVKAMLDLKLGFVDFARVHFISALHGSGVGNLFESIQEAYVCATRRVGTSMLTRIMKMAEDDHQPPIVRGRRVKMKYAHAGGYNPPVVVIHGNQVTDLPDSYKRYLMNYFRRTLQVMGTPIRIQFKEGENPYADKKNKLTQSQLRKRKRLMSHLKKSK, encoded by the coding sequence ATGATACCCGTTATTGCCTTAGTAGGGCGCCCTAACGTGGGTAAATCCACGTTATTTAATCGACTAACACGCACAAGAGACGCATTAGTTGCCGATTTTCCAGGCCTCACCCGTGACCGTAAATATGGTCGAGCAGAGTTAGAAGGCGAAGAATTTATTATTATTGATACCGGTGGTATTGATGGTGCTGAAGAGGGTGTTGAAACCCATATGGCATCACAATCGCTACAGGCTATTCAAGAAGCCGATATCGTACTGTTTTTAGTTGATGCTCGTGCGGGCTTGATGCCAGCAGACCAAGGTATTGCAAAACACCTTCGTGGTGTTGAGAAAAAAACATATTTAGTTGCGAATAAAACTGACGGTATCGATATTGATACTGCATTAGCTGATTTTTACTCTTTAGGATTAGGCGAAATCTTCCCAATTGCTGCATCTCATGGCCGTGGTGTTGCTCAATTGATTGAACAAGCACTCTTACCAATTACGGGTAAAGTGGTGGAAGAAGAGCTAGAGCTGACTGAAGAAGAAGAAAATGCGGCTTATTGGGCTGCATTAGAAGCAGAACAAGAAGCACAAGCGTTAGAAGAGGAAGAAGACGACTTTGACCCTTCTACATTACCGGTAAAATTAGCGATTGTTGGTCGTCCTAATGTCGGTAAATCAACATTGACAAACCGTATGCTTGGTGAAGATCGTGTGGTTGTTTACGATATGCCAGGTACAACCCGTGACAGTATCTATATCCCAATGGAACGTGATGAGAAAGAATATATCATCATCGATACAGCGGGTGTTCGTAAACGTGGTAAAGTAAAAGAAACAGTAGAAAAATTCTCTGTTATCAAAACATTACAAGCCATTGAAGACTCTAACGTTGCATTGCTGGTTATTGATGCCCGTGAAGGTATTTCAGATCAGGATCTTTCATTATTAGGTTATATCCTGAATGCAGGTCGTTCATTAGTCATTGCTGTTAATAAATGGGATGGCATGACACAAGACGATCGCGAACAAGTAAAAGCCATGCTTGATCTTAAACTAGGCTTTGTTGACTTTGCGCGTGTTCACTTTATTTCTGCATTACATGGTAGTGGCGTGGGTAATCTTTTTGAATCAATTCAAGAGGCCTATGTCTGTGCAACGCGTCGCGTAGGAACTTCTATGCTAACTCGCATCATGAAGATGGCAGAAGATGATCATCAGCCACCAATTGTTCGTGGACGTCGTGTAAAAATGAAATATGCACATGCCGGTGGTTATAATCCACCTGTTGTAGTTATTCATGGTAATCAGGTCACTGATTTACCAGATAGCTATAAGCGCTATTTGATGAACTATTTCCGCCGTACTCTGCAAGTGATGGGTACGCCAATCCGTATTCAATTTAAAGAGGGTGAAAACCCTTATGCGGATAAGAAAAATAAATTAACACAATCTCAGTTGCGTAAACGTAAGCGTTTAATGTCACATTTGAAGAAATCGAAATAA
- a CDS encoding YfgM family protein, translating to MEVYSTENEQVDAIKQFFKNYGLTIVLAAVIGFGGVFGWKYWQSHQTNRLQESAGAFATVSEALAKPTPENIALAEKFVTETNDIYGALASLELAQIAIDANDLVSGERHLTNAVAKVKNDAFADMLNLRLARVQLALDKTDAALVSLEQVKGKAWNGMKNYIRGDVLAKKGDNTGATTAYRSALTDENAGAIRSLVELKLNNLSN from the coding sequence GTGGAAGTTTATAGCACCGAAAACGAACAAGTTGATGCAATTAAACAGTTCTTTAAAAACTACGGTTTAACTATTGTTTTAGCCGCTGTTATTGGTTTTGGTGGTGTGTTTGGTTGGAAATATTGGCAATCACATCAAACAAATCGTCTGCAAGAAAGTGCAGGTGCTTTTGCAACAGTCAGCGAGGCACTTGCTAAGCCTACGCCTGAAAATATTGCATTAGCTGAAAAATTTGTTACTGAAACGAATGATATTTATGGCGCTTTAGCTTCATTAGAGCTAGCCCAAATCGCTATTGATGCTAATGATTTAGTCAGTGGTGAACGTCATCTAACGAATGCTGTGGCAAAAGTAAAAAATGACGCATTTGCAGATATGCTTAATCTTCGTTTAGCTCGTGTACAATTAGCATTAGATAAAACAGATGCTGCTTTAGTTTCGTTAGAGCAAGTGAAAGGCAAAGCATGGAATGGAATGAAAAATTATATCCGTGGTGATGTCTTAGCGAAAAAAGGCGATAACACAGGTGCTACAACCGCTTATCGTAGCGCATTAACTGATGAAAATGCGGGTGCTATTCGCTCACTGGTTGAACTTAAACTCAATAATTTATCCAATTAA
- a CDS encoding Gfo/Idh/MocA family protein, whose product MGKLRIGMVGLGSIAQKVYLPILSKASKWEFIGAFSPNQEKGNIICATYRIPLFTSLSALAQQCDAIFVHSATSSHFEVIDYLLNAGVHVYVDKPLTEHIHQSEALIELAAKKNKKLMVGFNRRFAPFYHQLKQNITHLSSLRIDKHRCDSVGPKETRFTLFDDYLHVVDTALWLAGSNAKLLSGSIIQTKENALFYAEHHLKIDDCWITTSMHRKAGSQQEQIIAVDEDAIHQITNMNLWRSESRSRLTEKHPENWDPILLQRGFIGAVEHFIECVTNNTEPSTSGEQAIVAQLMIEKMLANQ is encoded by the coding sequence ATGGGAAAACTGCGTATTGGTATGGTCGGTTTAGGATCAATTGCACAAAAAGTTTATCTACCTATTTTAAGTAAAGCTTCTAAGTGGGAATTTATAGGCGCATTTTCACCTAATCAGGAAAAAGGGAATATAATTTGTGCCACTTATCGTATCCCTTTATTCACTAGCTTAAGTGCTTTAGCCCAACAGTGTGATGCGATATTTGTACATAGTGCAACTTCAAGTCATTTTGAAGTTATAGACTATTTATTAAACGCAGGTGTACATGTTTATGTTGATAAACCCTTAACAGAACATATTCACCAATCTGAGGCACTTATTGAGCTTGCTGCCAAGAAAAATAAAAAACTCATGGTGGGTTTTAATCGCCGCTTTGCCCCCTTTTATCATCAGTTGAAACAAAATATTACCCACCTTTCTTCTTTAAGAATTGATAAACATCGATGTGATAGTGTCGGCCCTAAAGAGACACGTTTTACCTTGTTTGATGACTATTTACATGTTGTTGATACGGCGCTTTGGTTAGCAGGTTCAAACGCTAAATTATTAAGTGGTAGTATTATCCAAACAAAAGAAAATGCACTTTTTTATGCTGAACACCATTTAAAAATCGACGATTGCTGGATAACAACATCAATGCACAGAAAAGCAGGAAGCCAGCAAGAGCAGATTATTGCTGTTGATGAAGATGCAATCCATCAAATTACAAATATGAATTTATGGCGCAGTGAAAGCAGAAGTAGGCTCACTGAAAAACATCCAGAAAATTGGGATCCCATTTTATTACAACGAGGTTTTATTGGGGCGGTAGAACACTTTATCGAATGTGTTACGAATAATACAGAGCCATCGACAAGTGGAGAGCAAGCCATTGTTGCTCAACTCATGATAGAAAAAATGCTAGCTAATCAATAA
- the ispG gene encoding flavodoxin-dependent (E)-4-hydroxy-3-methylbut-2-enyl-diphosphate synthase produces MHKESPIIRRKSTRIYVGNVPVGDGAPITVQSMTNTRTTDVEATVRQIKSLERVGVDIVRVSVPTMDAAEAFKLIKQQVNVPLVADIHFDYRIALKVAEYGVDCLRINPGNIGSEERIRQVVDCARHNNIPIRIGVNGGSLEKDIQEKYGEPTPEALVESAMRHVDILDKLNFEQFKISVKASDVFLAVDSYRLLAKKIDQPLHLGITEAGGARAGSVKSAIGLGILLSEGIGDTLRISLAADPVEEVKVGFDILKSLRIRSRGINFIACPTCSRQEFDVIGTVNELEQRLEDIITPMDVSIIGCVVNGPGEAEVSTLGVTGAKTRSGFYEDGVRQKERLDNVNMIDLLEAKIRAKASILDDSMRININQLDK; encoded by the coding sequence ATGCATAAAGAATCACCTATTATTCGTCGAAAATCGACACGAATTTATGTGGGCAATGTACCTGTTGGTGATGGCGCTCCTATCACGGTACAGTCGATGACAAATACACGAACAACAGACGTAGAAGCGACTGTTCGCCAGATAAAATCTCTGGAACGTGTTGGGGTGGATATTGTTCGTGTTTCTGTACCCACAATGGATGCTGCGGAAGCATTCAAATTAATTAAGCAACAAGTTAATGTGCCTTTAGTCGCTGACATTCATTTTGACTACCGTATCGCATTAAAAGTCGCTGAATATGGTGTTGATTGTTTACGTATCAATCCGGGTAATATTGGTAGTGAAGAACGTATTCGCCAAGTTGTTGATTGCGCTCGTCACAACAATATTCCTATTCGTATTGGTGTAAACGGTGGTTCACTTGAGAAAGATATTCAAGAGAAATACGGAGAGCCAACACCTGAAGCGTTAGTTGAATCGGCAATGCGCCATGTGGATATCCTTGATAAACTGAATTTTGAACAATTTAAAATCAGTGTAAAAGCTTCTGATGTTTTCCTTGCAGTTGATTCTTACCGTTTATTAGCGAAAAAAATTGATCAACCACTGCATCTTGGGATCACCGAAGCCGGTGGCGCAAGAGCGGGATCGGTTAAATCTGCGATTGGTCTTGGGATCTTATTATCAGAAGGTATCGGCGATACATTAAGGATCTCATTAGCTGCAGATCCAGTTGAAGAAGTTAAAGTCGGTTTTGATATTCTTAAATCCTTACGTATTCGTTCTCGTGGAATTAACTTTATCGCTTGCCCAACGTGTTCTCGTCAAGAATTTGATGTTATCGGAACAGTCAACGAATTAGAGCAACGTTTGGAAGATATCATCACACCTATGGATGTTTCTATTATTGGTTGTGTTGTTAATGGACCGGGTGAAGCTGAAGTTTCAACGTTAGGTGTAACTGGCGCTAAAACACGAAGTGGTTTTTATGAAGATGGCGTGAGACAAAAAGAGCGTCTTGATAACGTTAATATGATTGATTTATTAGAAGCAAAAATTCGAGCTAAAGCATCAATACTTGATGACAGTATGCGTATAAATATAAATCAGCTGGACAAATAA
- a CDS encoding Dyp-type peroxidase encodes MSHAQSGILVAHSKFGLFIEAMVVGELEALREGCQKFMQSLSDLQKQFPDASLGAVVAFGSDLWKKLSDENSAPELKPFRPLGKGLAPATQRDLLIHIQSMRHDVNFSLAQATIAAFGDAIKVEEEIHGFRWIEERDLSGFIDGTENPQDDERYGVALINDGIDAGGSYVLVQRYEHNLKKWARFSESDQEKMIGRTKKDSVELDESERNVTSHVSRVVIEEDGEELAILRHSLPYGTASGKHGLYFLAYCSRLYNIEQQLLSMFGELDGKHDDLLRMSKPVTGSYYFAPSYEVLKSL; translated from the coding sequence ATGTCTCATGCACAAAGTGGCATTTTAGTCGCACATAGTAAATTTGGTCTTTTTATCGAAGCAATGGTTGTCGGTGAATTAGAGGCTTTGCGTGAAGGATGTCAGAAATTCATGCAATCATTATCTGATTTACAAAAGCAATTTCCTGATGCATCACTAGGCGCAGTTGTTGCATTTGGTTCTGATCTCTGGAAAAAACTTTCCGATGAAAATAGCGCACCAGAGCTCAAACCTTTTCGCCCTCTAGGTAAAGGTTTAGCGCCTGCAACACAGCGTGATCTTCTTATTCATATCCAATCTATGCGTCATGATGTGAATTTCTCACTGGCACAAGCCACAATTGCTGCTTTTGGTGACGCAATCAAAGTTGAAGAAGAAATTCATGGTTTCCGTTGGATAGAAGAGCGCGATTTAAGTGGTTTCATTGATGGCACAGAAAATCCACAGGATGATGAACGTTATGGTGTTGCACTAATTAATGACGGCATTGATGCTGGTGGTAGTTATGTTTTAGTGCAACGTTATGAGCATAACCTGAAAAAATGGGCTCGTTTTAGTGAATCAGACCAAGAAAAAATGATCGGTCGCACTAAAAAAGACAGTGTTGAACTTGATGAATCTGAGCGTAATGTGACATCTCACGTTTCTCGTGTTGTGATTGAAGAAGATGGTGAAGAGCTAGCGATTTTACGTCACAGCCTGCCTTACGGTACTGCAAGCGGTAAACATGGTTTATATTTCTTAGCTTACTGTAGTCGTTTATATAACATCGAGCAGCAACTATTGAGCATGTTTGGTGAATTAGACGGCAAACATGATGACCTATTACGTATGAGTAAACCTGTAACGGGAAGTTATTACTTCGCACCTTCTTATGAAGTATTAAAATCACTGTGA
- the bamB gene encoding outer membrane protein assembly factor BamB, with protein sequence MQLRKTLLVGLLASALLAGCSSEQDNVTMSPLPEVQSQFTPRAVWDKSVGNGIGKYYSHLSPTWDGAVVYVADRHGLVKALDVETGKELWSQDLSIKTGFLSSNESALLSGGLTVSGTRVFVGTEKAKVYALNTEDGSIDWEADVAGEAISKPVVSDGLVLIHTSNGMLQGLDLLSGEISWTINLDTPSLSLRGESAPAVAYGAAIIGADNGRVSAVVLSQGQLIWQQNISQIKGSTEISRLNDVDITPIIDENTVYAMAYNGNLVSLDMRSGQILWKRELGSVNDMVLLGDNLYLVDQNDRVLSVRKSDGVTLWTQEDLLHRNLTAPAIFDGYLVVGDAEGYLHWIDTNTGKFIAQNQVNSSGLLSRPQAVQDKLMIQARDGKLYLYSR encoded by the coding sequence ATGCAACTGCGTAAAACTCTCCTGGTTGGTCTACTAGCATCTGCTTTGTTGGCAGGATGTTCTAGTGAACAGGATAATGTGACAATGTCTCCATTGCCTGAGGTGCAAAGCCAATTTACACCTAGAGCTGTTTGGGACAAATCAGTTGGAAATGGTATTGGTAAATACTATTCTCACTTGTCACCAACATGGGATGGCGCAGTTGTTTATGTCGCTGATCGCCATGGTTTAGTGAAAGCATTAGATGTAGAAACAGGTAAAGAGCTTTGGTCGCAAGATCTCTCTATTAAAACAGGTTTTCTTTCATCCAATGAGTCCGCATTACTTTCTGGTGGGCTAACAGTTTCAGGCACTCGCGTTTTTGTGGGAACTGAAAAAGCGAAAGTATACGCACTGAACACTGAAGATGGCTCCATTGATTGGGAAGCAGATGTCGCTGGCGAAGCCATTTCAAAACCTGTTGTTAGTGATGGTTTAGTACTTATTCATACCAGTAATGGTATGTTGCAAGGACTCGACTTGTTAAGTGGTGAGATTTCTTGGACTATTAACTTAGATACTCCATCATTATCTCTTCGTGGCGAGTCTGCACCTGCTGTTGCTTATGGCGCAGCTATTATTGGTGCAGATAATGGCCGTGTCAGTGCAGTTGTTCTTTCTCAAGGGCAGTTGATTTGGCAACAAAATATTTCACAAATTAAAGGCTCTACTGAAATTAGCCGATTAAATGATGTGGATATCACACCGATTATTGATGAAAATACTGTTTATGCAATGGCGTATAACGGTAATTTAGTTAGCCTTGATATGCGTTCTGGACAAATTCTTTGGAAACGTGAGTTAGGCTCAGTCAATGATATGGTGCTGTTGGGTGATAATCTTTACCTTGTTGACCAAAATGACAGAGTTTTATCTGTTCGTAAATCTGATGGTGTGACATTATGGACACAAGAAGATTTATTGCATCGCAATTTAACTGCTCCGGCTATTTTTGATGGTTATTTAGTGGTTGGTGATGCAGAAGGTTATCTCCATTGGATTGATACCAACACAGGTAAATTTATTGCGCAAAACCAAGTGAACAGTTCAGGCTTATTAAGTCGCCCTCAAGCGGTACAAGATAAACTGATGATCCAAGCTCGCGACGGTAAGCTTTATCTTTATAGTCGGTAA
- a CDS encoding RpoE-regulated lipoprotein has protein sequence MMPKFWLPLCLSTSVLLLSGCSSMGGMSFSALNPMNWFSNDTLTVSANGLGNITSSTKITESEIKNALGGSFNYREGMEMQGSDITVVVQALEDNKIQVAFYGKEKGTVEKIEVFDAKATTDWGITIGTPFKDIYKKAFGVCSKGPKDEKQRTILCQSTEAKSVSYVFSGQWDGPDGLMPPDEVLSNWTLTQIIWQNK, from the coding sequence ATGATGCCTAAGTTTTGGTTACCCTTGTGTTTGAGCACAAGTGTTTTGCTATTAAGTGGCTGTTCATCCATGGGAGGAATGTCTTTTTCTGCACTAAATCCGATGAATTGGTTTTCAAATGATACGTTAACAGTTTCTGCTAATGGATTAGGTAATATCACCAGCTCAACAAAAATAACAGAAAGTGAAATAAAAAATGCGCTAGGCGGTAGCTTCAATTATCGTGAAGGTATGGAGATGCAAGGTAGCGATATTACTGTTGTAGTCCAAGCACTTGAAGATAATAAAATCCAAGTGGCTTTCTATGGCAAAGAAAAAGGCACCGTTGAGAAAATAGAAGTCTTTGATGCTAAGGCAACAACAGATTGGGGAATAACGATAGGTACACCATTTAAAGATATCTATAAAAAAGCATTTGGTGTGTGCAGCAAAGGCCCTAAAGATGAAAAACAGAGAACTATTTTATGTCAATCCACAGAAGCTAAATCGGTGAGTTATGTCTTTAGTGGTCAATGGGATGGTCCTGATGGATTAATGCCACCTGATGAAGTTCTATCTAACTGGACATTAACGCAGATTATTTGGCAGAACAAATAG